In Streptomyces sp. HUAS ZL42, the DNA window CAGCTCGGCGCCCGCGTCCAGCAGGGCCTGCAGCCGGGCCCGGATGTCCTCGACGTGCCAGTAGGGGACCGGACCGGTCATCCCCTTGGCGTGCCCGTTCGGGTCGAGGCCCACGTCCTGGCCGGAGTCCTTGAAACCGACGTAGTACGACTCGTCCGCATAGGGCTCGGCATCCAGCAGGGTGCTGAACACGGCCTTCGCACGGGCGAGGTCCT includes these proteins:
- a CDS encoding VOC family protein, translating into MTAGLRTIIYPVKDLARAKAVFSTLLDAEPYADESYYVGFKDSGQDVGLDPNGHAKGMTGPVPYWHVEDIRARLQALLDAGAELLQDVQDVGGGRLIALVKDLDGNLIGVIQDQSA